Proteins co-encoded in one Pogoniulus pusillus isolate bPogPus1 chromosome 15, bPogPus1.pri, whole genome shotgun sequence genomic window:
- the ALDH1L2 gene encoding mitochondrial 10-formyltetrahydrofolate dehydrogenase isoform X1, giving the protein MLRTAPRLLRTICTSAAVYQHKLKLALIGQSIFGQEVYNKLRKEGHKVVGVFTVPDKNGQADPLALAAEKDGTPVFKFPKWRAKGKPIQEVVAAYKSVGAELNVLPFCTQFIPMDVIDCPKHGSIIYHPSILPRHRGASAINWTLIQGDKKAGFTIFWADDGLDTGPILLQRECDVGQNDTVDDLYNRFLFPEGVKAMVEAVHLIADGKAPRIPQPKEGATYEGIQKKENAEISWNQPAAALHNWIRGHDKVPGAWATIDGQMVTFYGSSLLDASVPAGQELSIKGASRPGLVTKNGLVIFGNDGKMVLVRNLQFEDGKMIPASKYFSADEKTTLELTEEEKKMAEDIRAIWKGILSNVAAIEDSTDFFKSGASSMHVVRMLEEIKQKYSGLQLQNEDVYMATKFADFIQMTVRKFRGEDKEEELVVDYVSKNVNNMTVNMPYQCFINGQFINADDGKTYDTINPADGSVIASVSSASLADVDKAVAAAKEAFESGEWGRMNARERGRLMYRLADLMEEHQEELATIESIDSGAVYTLALKTHVGMSVQTFRYFAGWCDKIQGSTIPINQARPNHNLTFTRKEPIGVCAIVIPWNYPLMMLAWKSAACLAAGNTLVLKPAQVTPLTSLKFAELSARAGFPKGVINILPGSGGLVGQHLSEHPDVRKVGFTGSTPTGKQIMKSAATNLKKVSLELGGKSPLIIFSDCELDRAVKMGMGAVYFNKGENCIAAGRLFVEESIHDEFVKKVVEEIKKMKIGDPLDRSTDHGPQNHKAHLEKLLQYCETGVKEGATLVYGGRQVRRPGFFMEPTVFTDVEDHMYIAQEESFGPVMVISKFKNGDIDGVLQRANTTEYGLASGVFTKDISKALYISEKLEAGTVFINTYNKTDVAAPFGGFKQSGFGKDLGEEALHEYLRTKAITVEY; this is encoded by the exons GTTTATCAACATAAGCTAAAACTAGCCCTTATAGGTCAAAGTATTTTTGGACAAGAAGTTTATAACAAGCTGAGAAAAGAGGGACATAAAGTTGTGGGAGTATTCACGGTGCCTGACAAGAATGGACAAGCTGATCCTTTGG cactggcagcagagaaggatGGCACTCCTGTTTTTAAGTTCCCCAAATGGAGAGCTAAAGGCAAACCTATCCAGGAAGTCGTTGCAGCCTACAAATCAGTTGGAGCAGAGCTGAATGTCCTTCCGTTCTGTACACAGTTCATCCCCATGGATGTTATTGACTGTCCAAAACATGGCTCGATTATTTACCATCCATCCATCCTACCACGCCACCGAGGAGCTTCTGCAATCAACTG GACTTTAATTCAAGGAGATAAGAAAGCAGGATTTACTATTTTTTGGGCTGATGATGGTTTGGACACTGGACCAATACTTCTGCAGCGAGAATGTGATGTTGGCCAAAATGATACTGTGGATGACCTGTATAACCGGTTTCTCTTCCCAGAAGGAGTAAAGGCTATG GTGGAAGCTGTGCATCTAATCGCTGATGGTAAAGCCCCTCGTATACCTCAGCCTAAAGAAGGGGCAACATATGAAGGGatccagaaaaaggaaaatgcagAG ATCTCCTGGAAccaacctgcagcagctttgcacaACTGGATTCGAGGGCATGATAAAGTCCCTGGAGCTTGGGCAACAATAGATGGCCAG ATGGTTACTTTTTATGGGTCATCATTACTTGATGCTTCAGTGCCTGCTGGACAAGAGCTGTCAATTAAAGGTGCTTCAAGACCTGGACTTGTAACCAAGAATGGTCTAGTCATTTTTGGTAATGATGGGAAGATG GTACTAGTGAGGAATCTGCAGTTTGAGGATGGAAAAATGATCCCTGCATCTAAATACTTCTCTGCTGATGAAAAAACTACCTTGGAACTtacagaagaggagaaaaagatgGCAGAAGATATTAGG GCTATTTGGAAAGGAATTTTGAGCAATGTTGCTGCAATTGAGGATTCCACAGACTTCTTCAAATCTGGAGCATCCTCTATGCATGTTGTCAG AATGCTAGAAGAGATCAAACAGAAATACAGTGGACTTCAGCTACAGAATGAAGATGTGTATATGGCCACTAAGTTTGCAGACTTTATTCAAATGACTGTCAGAAAATTTAGAGGAGAAGACAAAGAAGAAGAGTTAGTTGTTGATTAT GTTTCAAAAAATGTGAACAACATGACTGTGAATATGCCATACCAGTGTTTCATCAATGGGCAGTTTATAAATGCTGATGATGGGAAAACATATGACACTATAAATCCAGCAGATGGATCA GTAATAGCCAGTGTATCGTCTGCTTCGTTGGCTGATGTTGacaaggcagtggcagcagcaaaggaggcATTTGAAAGTGGTGAATGGGGAAGAATGAATGCAAGGGAAAGGGGACGACTCATGTACAG ACTTGCAGACTTGATGGAAGAACATCAAGAAGAGTTAGCAACCATAGAGTCTATTGACTCAGGAGCTGTCTACACTCTAGCTTTGAAGACCCATGTTGGAATGTCTGTGCAAACATTCAGATACTTCGCTGGATGGTGTGACAAGATTCAG GGTTCTACAATTCCGATTAACCAGGCACGGCCAAACCATAATCTAACATTCACCAGGAAAGAACCAATAGG TGTCTGTGCAATAGTTATCCCCTGGAATTACCCACTGATGATGCTTGCATGGAAGAGTGCAGCATGCTTGGCTGCAGGAAACACACTTGTGCTCAAGCCAGCTCag GTCACACCTCTGACTTCCTTGAAGTTTGCAGAACTCTCAGCTAGAGCTGGATTTCCTAAGGGTGTCATAAATATTCTGCCTGGTTCAG GTGGTTTAGTGGGACAGCACCTGTCCGAGCATCCAGATGTTCGCAAAGTTGGATTCACTGGGTCAACACCAACTGGTAAACAGATCATGAAGAG TGCAGCCACTAATCTGAAGAAAGTTTCTCTTGAACTTGGTGGAAAGTCACCATTGATCATATTCAGTGACTGTGAACTTGACAGAGCTGTAAAAATG GGTATGGGAGCAGTATATTTCAACAAAGGAGAGAACTGCattgcagctggcaggctgttTGTGGAGGAATCAATCCATGATGAATTTGTTAAAAAAGTG gtggaagaaataaaaaagatgaAAATTGGTGACCCGCTTGATAGATCTACAGATCATGGTCCACAAAATCACAAAGCACATTTGGAAAAGCTGCTGCAATATTGTGAAACTGGAGTAAAAGAAGGAGCCACTCTAGTGTATGGCGGAAGACAAGTACGTCGACCAG GTTTCTTCATGGAACCCACTGTATTCACGGATGTTGAAGACCATATGTATATTGCCCAGGAGGAGTCCTTTGGTCCTGTGATGGTGATTTCTAAATTTAAAAATGG TGACATCGATGGGGTGCTGCAACGGGCAAATACTACAGAATATGGCTTAGCTTCTGGAGTTTTCACAAAAGACATAAGCAAAGCTCTCTACATCAGTGAAAAACTAGAAGCTGGAACAGTTTTTATTAACACATATAACAAAACTGATGTGGCAGCACCATTTGGTGGATTTAAGCAGTCTGGCTTTGGGAAAGATTTAG GTGAAGAAGCTCTTCATGAATATCTCAGAACCAAAGCTATCACTGTGGAATACTAA
- the ALDH1L2 gene encoding mitochondrial 10-formyltetrahydrofolate dehydrogenase isoform X2 yields the protein MRYLAACRQSKFFKALVYQHKLKLALIGQSIFGQEVYNKLRKEGHKVVGVFTVPDKNGQADPLALAAEKDGTPVFKFPKWRAKGKPIQEVVAAYKSVGAELNVLPFCTQFIPMDVIDCPKHGSIIYHPSILPRHRGASAINWTLIQGDKKAGFTIFWADDGLDTGPILLQRECDVGQNDTVDDLYNRFLFPEGVKAMVEAVHLIADGKAPRIPQPKEGATYEGIQKKENAEISWNQPAAALHNWIRGHDKVPGAWATIDGQMVTFYGSSLLDASVPAGQELSIKGASRPGLVTKNGLVIFGNDGKMVLVRNLQFEDGKMIPASKYFSADEKTTLELTEEEKKMAEDIRAIWKGILSNVAAIEDSTDFFKSGASSMHVVRMLEEIKQKYSGLQLQNEDVYMATKFADFIQMTVRKFRGEDKEEELVVDYVSKNVNNMTVNMPYQCFINGQFINADDGKTYDTINPADGSVIASVSSASLADVDKAVAAAKEAFESGEWGRMNARERGRLMYRLADLMEEHQEELATIESIDSGAVYTLALKTHVGMSVQTFRYFAGWCDKIQGSTIPINQARPNHNLTFTRKEPIGVCAIVIPWNYPLMMLAWKSAACLAAGNTLVLKPAQVTPLTSLKFAELSARAGFPKGVINILPGSGGLVGQHLSEHPDVRKVGFTGSTPTGKQIMKSAATNLKKVSLELGGKSPLIIFSDCELDRAVKMGMGAVYFNKGENCIAAGRLFVEESIHDEFVKKVVEEIKKMKIGDPLDRSTDHGPQNHKAHLEKLLQYCETGVKEGATLVYGGRQVRRPGFFMEPTVFTDVEDHMYIAQEESFGPVMVISKFKNGDIDGVLQRANTTEYGLASGVFTKDISKALYISEKLEAGTVFINTYNKTDVAAPFGGFKQSGFGKDLGEEALHEYLRTKAITVEY from the exons GTTTATCAACATAAGCTAAAACTAGCCCTTATAGGTCAAAGTATTTTTGGACAAGAAGTTTATAACAAGCTGAGAAAAGAGGGACATAAAGTTGTGGGAGTATTCACGGTGCCTGACAAGAATGGACAAGCTGATCCTTTGG cactggcagcagagaaggatGGCACTCCTGTTTTTAAGTTCCCCAAATGGAGAGCTAAAGGCAAACCTATCCAGGAAGTCGTTGCAGCCTACAAATCAGTTGGAGCAGAGCTGAATGTCCTTCCGTTCTGTACACAGTTCATCCCCATGGATGTTATTGACTGTCCAAAACATGGCTCGATTATTTACCATCCATCCATCCTACCACGCCACCGAGGAGCTTCTGCAATCAACTG GACTTTAATTCAAGGAGATAAGAAAGCAGGATTTACTATTTTTTGGGCTGATGATGGTTTGGACACTGGACCAATACTTCTGCAGCGAGAATGTGATGTTGGCCAAAATGATACTGTGGATGACCTGTATAACCGGTTTCTCTTCCCAGAAGGAGTAAAGGCTATG GTGGAAGCTGTGCATCTAATCGCTGATGGTAAAGCCCCTCGTATACCTCAGCCTAAAGAAGGGGCAACATATGAAGGGatccagaaaaaggaaaatgcagAG ATCTCCTGGAAccaacctgcagcagctttgcacaACTGGATTCGAGGGCATGATAAAGTCCCTGGAGCTTGGGCAACAATAGATGGCCAG ATGGTTACTTTTTATGGGTCATCATTACTTGATGCTTCAGTGCCTGCTGGACAAGAGCTGTCAATTAAAGGTGCTTCAAGACCTGGACTTGTAACCAAGAATGGTCTAGTCATTTTTGGTAATGATGGGAAGATG GTACTAGTGAGGAATCTGCAGTTTGAGGATGGAAAAATGATCCCTGCATCTAAATACTTCTCTGCTGATGAAAAAACTACCTTGGAACTtacagaagaggagaaaaagatgGCAGAAGATATTAGG GCTATTTGGAAAGGAATTTTGAGCAATGTTGCTGCAATTGAGGATTCCACAGACTTCTTCAAATCTGGAGCATCCTCTATGCATGTTGTCAG AATGCTAGAAGAGATCAAACAGAAATACAGTGGACTTCAGCTACAGAATGAAGATGTGTATATGGCCACTAAGTTTGCAGACTTTATTCAAATGACTGTCAGAAAATTTAGAGGAGAAGACAAAGAAGAAGAGTTAGTTGTTGATTAT GTTTCAAAAAATGTGAACAACATGACTGTGAATATGCCATACCAGTGTTTCATCAATGGGCAGTTTATAAATGCTGATGATGGGAAAACATATGACACTATAAATCCAGCAGATGGATCA GTAATAGCCAGTGTATCGTCTGCTTCGTTGGCTGATGTTGacaaggcagtggcagcagcaaaggaggcATTTGAAAGTGGTGAATGGGGAAGAATGAATGCAAGGGAAAGGGGACGACTCATGTACAG ACTTGCAGACTTGATGGAAGAACATCAAGAAGAGTTAGCAACCATAGAGTCTATTGACTCAGGAGCTGTCTACACTCTAGCTTTGAAGACCCATGTTGGAATGTCTGTGCAAACATTCAGATACTTCGCTGGATGGTGTGACAAGATTCAG GGTTCTACAATTCCGATTAACCAGGCACGGCCAAACCATAATCTAACATTCACCAGGAAAGAACCAATAGG TGTCTGTGCAATAGTTATCCCCTGGAATTACCCACTGATGATGCTTGCATGGAAGAGTGCAGCATGCTTGGCTGCAGGAAACACACTTGTGCTCAAGCCAGCTCag GTCACACCTCTGACTTCCTTGAAGTTTGCAGAACTCTCAGCTAGAGCTGGATTTCCTAAGGGTGTCATAAATATTCTGCCTGGTTCAG GTGGTTTAGTGGGACAGCACCTGTCCGAGCATCCAGATGTTCGCAAAGTTGGATTCACTGGGTCAACACCAACTGGTAAACAGATCATGAAGAG TGCAGCCACTAATCTGAAGAAAGTTTCTCTTGAACTTGGTGGAAAGTCACCATTGATCATATTCAGTGACTGTGAACTTGACAGAGCTGTAAAAATG GGTATGGGAGCAGTATATTTCAACAAAGGAGAGAACTGCattgcagctggcaggctgttTGTGGAGGAATCAATCCATGATGAATTTGTTAAAAAAGTG gtggaagaaataaaaaagatgaAAATTGGTGACCCGCTTGATAGATCTACAGATCATGGTCCACAAAATCACAAAGCACATTTGGAAAAGCTGCTGCAATATTGTGAAACTGGAGTAAAAGAAGGAGCCACTCTAGTGTATGGCGGAAGACAAGTACGTCGACCAG GTTTCTTCATGGAACCCACTGTATTCACGGATGTTGAAGACCATATGTATATTGCCCAGGAGGAGTCCTTTGGTCCTGTGATGGTGATTTCTAAATTTAAAAATGG TGACATCGATGGGGTGCTGCAACGGGCAAATACTACAGAATATGGCTTAGCTTCTGGAGTTTTCACAAAAGACATAAGCAAAGCTCTCTACATCAGTGAAAAACTAGAAGCTGGAACAGTTTTTATTAACACATATAACAAAACTGATGTGGCAGCACCATTTGGTGGATTTAAGCAGTCTGGCTTTGGGAAAGATTTAG GTGAAGAAGCTCTTCATGAATATCTCAGAACCAAAGCTATCACTGTGGAATACTAA
- the NOPCHAP1 gene encoding NOP protein chaperone 1, with protein sequence MAGAGGAARPAASRELLAVGLRGGLEETLLISSKCSSKKATTLQTVRMPRSNLLDQVQSFLPQMAHANDELRRKMETVPAHQFDIENIDSTTEKVIEMNVAVVEMSDSDTDEEILTSEDDWESEDDSIFNEVTTDNIKFPNQKGEKGKIEILDSKVNK encoded by the exons ATGGCGGGGGCTGGCGGAGCGGCGCGGCCGGCGGCTTCTCGGGAGCTGCTGGCCGTGGGCCTTCGAGGAG GGCTGGAAGAAACTTTGTTGATTAGTTCAAAATGTAGCAGCAAGAAAGCCACAACTTTACAGACAGTAAGGATGCCAAGGAGTAATC ttctgGATCAAGTTCAGAGCTTTTTACCACAGATGGCACATGCAAATGATGAATTAAGAAGAAAAATGGAAACAGTACCAGCTCATCAGTTTGATATTGAAAATATAGACAGCACAACAGAAAAAGTTATAGAAATG AATGTGGCTGTAGTTGAAATGAGTGATTCTGACACAGATGAAGAGATTCTGACTTCAGAAGATGATTGGGAATCTGAAGATGACTCTATATTTAATGAAGTGACAACAGACAACATTAAATTCCCTAAccaaaagggagaaaagggcAAAATAGAGATTTTGGACAGCAAAGTGAATAAGTAG